A genome region from Brassica oleracea var. oleracea cultivar TO1000 chromosome C2, BOL, whole genome shotgun sequence includes the following:
- the LOC106324040 gene encoding uncharacterized protein PHLOEM PROTEIN 2-LIKE A7-like, protein MGDTKPPTKSKELMASSVLCPTLTASNYIVWSMRMKVTLRVHKVCKTIDYGSPEAEKNDVAIALENLILQVVNLDSLKDIWDAIKARHLGEDRVRETRLQTLMSEFEYMRMKDSETIDTFAGKI, encoded by the coding sequence ATGGGAGATACAAAACCTCCAACGAAGTCGAAGGAGCTTATGGCATCGTCGGTACTCTGTCCGACGTTAACCGCATCGAACTACATTGTATGGTCAATGAGGATGAAAGTGACTTTACGGGTTCACAAGGTATGCAAAACCATAGATTATGGGTCACCTGAGGCAGAGAAGAACGACGTAGCAATTGCATTAGAGAATCTAATATTACAAGTTGTTAATCTAGATTCGCTTAAAGACATATGGGATGCAATCAAGGCGAGGCACCTTGGAGAAGATCGAGTTAGAGAGACTAGACTACAAACTCTGATGTCTGAATTCGAATATATGAGAATGAAAGATTCGGAAACTATTGATACGTTCGCTGGAAAGATATAA